Part of the Cystobacter fuscus DSM 2262 genome is shown below.
AATGCTCCACGAAGCGCCCGTTCACGACCTTGAAGATGTCGACGACGATCATGGTCTTGTCGTCCCAACCGACGTATCGGCTGTGGATCATCACGAACTCGCCGTCTTCGATGACGAGACCGGGCTCGTAGCGGAAGTCAGCCTTCAGGCTCGGGATCGTCTTGCGGAAGAAGTCTGTCCCGTTCGGGCCGCGTGGGTTGTGCTGGATGTATCCGGGGTCCCAATACTTG
Proteins encoded:
- a CDS encoding nuclear transport factor 2 family protein, with translation KYWDPGYIQHNPRGPNGTDFFRKTIPSLKADFRYEPGLVIEDGEFVMIHSRYVGWDDKTMIVVDIFKVVNGRFVEHWDVMQEEIVAEKTLSGNSMFPIK